The Neorhodopirellula lusitana genome segment CAAGCATTGTGGTCGCTGCATCGTCAAGGCATGCGATCGCTGGTCATGGACCTGCGTGACAACCCCGGTGGGCTGTTGTCGGCTGCCGTTGAAGTTGCTGACCGGTTTATTCCTGAAGGCCGCATCGTGACCACACGAGGCCGCAATGCTCGAGAGAACTTTGACTACGCCGCTCACCGAGCGAACACCTGGGACGTTCCCATGGTCGTTCTGATTGACCGCAACAGTGCCAGTGCTAGCGAAATCTTCTCGGGTGCGATCCATGACAGTCAACGCGGTGCCGTGATCGGTGAAACCAGCTACGGCAAGGGCAGCGTGCAAGGCATCTTCCGAATGCAAGCGGCCACGTTCGGGTTGTGCTTGACGACGGCTAAGTTCTATTCGCCAAGTGGTCGTGCGATCAGCCTGAATGGCGTGGAGCCAAACATCGTTGTTCCACGAACCTACATCGCCGCTCGCCCCGACGACAACGGTCGCTTGGTTACCGAACTGGACGACGCCGTGTTGCAAAAATCAATTGAGTACTTGGCCCGATAAAGTTTCAAAGCGATGGCCAATCACGGTCATCGCATCGCCGGCCTGGGGTTGTTGAATGAGTGAACCCAACCCGTATCAACCGCCGACGCAGGCCTCTCTTCCGCCTGACGAACCGCAACCGGACTCCCCAGCAAAGGACTGGTTGCAAACACGGAAGTTTCTGATCCGCTGGGGCATGCTGATGGGCGTCAACTCGATCGTCCCCATGATCTTGGCCCGCGAAGTCGTCCTGGAAAAAGCCTATCCAGGTATGTTCGCCGGAATGTTCGCTTGTCTTGTCGGTGGGGCTTGGCTGTGTATCCGGTTTCCTGTTTTGCAACGACCGATCGTGGCGGGTTCTTACGTGACCGCGATCACTCAGTTTGTGCCAATCGGACAGGTGATCTGTGGCATGTTGGCAATCGCCTTCTGTGATGCACTGAATCTTTGCGGCGACTGGAACGACACCAATTTTCAGCCCGAACTCATTGCTTCACCGATTGGTGCTTTCGCAGTCACGGTCACCACCGGAATCCTATTAGCGTTGATTGCCTTGACGTTCGGCGGCATCATCGTGGCCGTGTCCAATCGGCTGTTCGGCAAACCCCAACAGCCGAGCTAGAGATTCAATTCAAACTCGCAAAACACCGTAGCTGGGCTCGCCAGAGTTCATGGGTTTCGCAAGCCAAGCCCAAAGTCTGGCGACTCCGGCTACCCAGTGATTCCCATTGAACGCAATTCAGACAACCGCCACTCATCAACAACCGCGGTCCGTGTCGCGCGATCATTCTTTTTCCGTCGCCCGGAAAATCACTTGCCGCGTGTCCGGCCACTCCACCACCAATTCCGGCATCACCGAACCACCAGCGTCTAAGAAGGCGACCAACTGATCCAGGTCAGCGAGTCGTTTGGCGACCATGGTCCAACCTTTGACCGCTTCGTCGATTCGATCGCGGCGTTCTTCCAAGATCGCCTCCTGACGTCTTGCTCGCATGCGGTCAGCACGCGTGATTGCGACATCCAGTTCCAACAACTGCCGATCGGCGGCCTCCAGTTGCGAGGTGACCTGCTGAAACGATTGACGGATTTGCTTGGCATCCGTCCATTGCCACGGCATCGCCGGATCGAGGCGAGCCCCGAACCGCATCCGCATTGAAAGCGTGTTCGTCGTCCGAATGTCCATTCGAACCACAATCGCAGTCTCGCTGGACGAGGTCAGGCTGAGTGTGGCGACACCGCGAGCCTTGCGAGGTGATTGATCCGCGAACGGCTCCAACCACTGGACTTCCACCTCCTTCGGTACCGTTACGTTGACCTGCAAAGTTGTCGCACCAGGAGGAACGCCGGCATGCAAATTCCACTTCAGCTTTTGATCTCGCTGCTGCAAAGAAAGCGGGACCGGATCAGCATCGAGTTCCGGTCGCAAGAAAATGGTTTCACCGGCAGGCGTTTGAATTCGACCATGCGGCAACTTTCCTGCGATTGAAGAAGCGTTCTCGCGATACCGCCACAAGAAAAACCAGTTGCCTGACTGATTCGGATCTTCTTGGAATCGAGCGATCGGAGTTTGTTCAGCGGCGACGACGACATCTCGAAAGCGTGATCCAACTTCTTGCTGCTCATTGGATTCGTCGTCCAATACAAGCGTCTTCGCACCGTCGGGGAAATCCAGCGACCAACTGTTTGGCGAAGAGTCTGACTTAAACAAGTCGACTGCATCCGTATCTGGCTCACTGCCACCACCGGCTATCTCACTGCGACCACCGAACGGGCGTGGCAGCTCAACGCTTTGTGTCTTGGGTTCGTTAGACGAACGCTGGATGGTGGGTTGTTCTCTCGCCTCCGCTTCCAAGTCGGAATCGGATTCCGTGTCGTCAGCCGTCAGGTCGGCAACGAGCTCGTCACCAGGTTGACCGTCCACACTGACCTCTCCGTCAATACTGGCCTCTCCGTCAATCATTCCAAGCCCACGATTATCCGAGGACAGGTTCGTGGAGCCGGCGACGTCTTGTTCGCCTCCCTCAACATCATCACCGTTTAAGAGTTGCCCCAGGTCATCGCTGGACGAACCGCTGGTATCCGAGCCCGCCAAAGAACCGGTCAAACTGGGTGGCAAGAACGCATCCAAAGACAAACCCATGTTCAGTGGAACTGGCATCGAACTGGAACCGGCGTCCGCTGACACTGAATCGCCAACCGATGCCGCGTCGACAAGCTCAGAATCAAAAACGCTCGACAGCGAATCGCTCTCGGAATGCTTGGGAAGCTCGCCCGCCGAAACTTCGCCATCCGACACGTTCGCATTGAAAACGTCGGAAGAGGCGTTTTGACTTGAGCGACCTGCCGTCTTTATCGGCCCATCCCCAAACCACCAAGCGGCTGCCCCGACGACGGTGACGAGAACGGCAACAACGGCAATACCCAACAGCGGGCTCAGCAACCGGCGACCGGATTTCAAATCGGCCGTTTCCTCGCGATTGCCATCACCCTCTTCCTCGCTTGCGAAATTAAGATGACTGTCGTCCGCGACAGGAACCACAGCCTGATCGAGTAATCCTGGGGGCCCTGCTACCGAGGCTCCTCGTACAACACTGCCACCTTTCCCCAAACCGTGCGGCCCAAATCCTTCTGGTTCCGAATCGTCCGGCAAGGAAACACCGTCCCGTTCCGCAAACTCGCCAGACAGGCCGCCGTTGGCTTCGACATAGAAAGACCGCCAAACCGGTTCGCTAGCATCAAAAGTGGCCGGGTCCGGGTTGGGTGCTTGTCGCCCACACTCCGCACAAATTCGCTGGGCCTCTTCCAGCCATCCCATCACCACATGATGAGGCGGCGTGCCCAATCGGGCAACTAAATCCTGAACCGACTCATTGGAATCGGAGCTTTGGTGGCGGTCCGGCAATTCATTGTGCCCACTCATGGACACCTTTATAGGTCAATCGACCCAAAGCGTGTGCCAGGCCTTGTTGAATTGCTGGCATCAAAATCTGGAAATCTTCATATCCAGCTAGCGAGCATTTCAACAAAAAATACAAATTTGAAGCCCGCCCATTTGCCCAGATTGCCAAAAGGGTGGTGGATCAGTGGTTGAATCGCAGTAGGACGCTAGCAAATCACCTCAATTGAGACAATTGTTCCACAGGCCGCGGGGGCTGGGCTTGTGGCGATTTTTGGGCTTCCATATCATGCCCGCCAGCAATTGGGCACCTATTTCGTTACGCAAGTGACGACTTGGCTTCGCTTATTGCCTGCCGCACGGATGTTTTCACGTTTCTTTTGGTGTTTTGGATCGCTCACTTGCTGCTACCCTCGGACCCTTCAAGCCTTCACGTTGCCGGATTTTCGGTCGCGGGATGGATCAGCTCATTATCGCTGCTGGCTCAAGAAGCCCCTGGTCCCGCTTCGCCATTGCAGCTCTTTTTCAGCAGCCCGTTGCCGTTATTCGCCGGATTGGCGATGATTTGGTACCTAACGTGGTTCCTGCCTGAAAAACGGAAACGCCAAGACGAGGCCAGCATGTTGGCTTCGCTTGTCAAGAACGACCGGGTTGTCACCCTGGGTGGCTTGCACGGAACCGTCGTTTCCGCCGCAGCCGACAGCGATGTCGTGGTGTTGAAGATTGACGAAGCCGGAAACACCCGAGTCAAAATCAATCGTTCTGCGGTCGTCGCGATCACAGAACACGCCAAGGGAAAAGCCCTCGGCAAGTCTGGAGCCGCCGGCAAAACGCCCGATGGCGATGATAAATCCAAGAATGCCTCGGACGAGGAATCGTCCGAGTAGTTTTACCCATACCTCCCGCTGCCGAGTCGAGTGACGAGGGTCAATGACTGACCTTCCCAGCCTCAGTGGCGAAAACCGCAACCGTCTTTCGAAAAATCACGATGGATCTTTCCTCCCTCCTTGCTCAGCTCTCTTCTGGCCTGTTTATGGCCCAAACTGATTCGGCGGTCGCCGGAGAAGTCGCCAATGGCATCAGTGGCCAACAGTGGATTGCGATTCTTGCCGCAGCCGCCATCCTGATCCTGCCGTTCATCTTCGGTGCTCGGATGGCCCGAACCTTGAAGATGCCTGGCTACGGCACGCGATTCGGCTTCATCCTGTTGGCCGTCATCGGCTCTGGCGTCACCCTGTGGAACAAGATGCCTGGCCTGGGCGTTGACCTTCGCGGGGGCACTATCCTGGTCTACGAGATCGACCCGAAAAAACTAGATGAACTCAAAGGGTCAGGTTCCGCGATCACCAGCCAAGACTTGGTGGAGCCGCTCACCCGCCGTATCAACCCATCGGGTACGCAAGAGATCGTGATTCGCCCCTATGGTGAAACGCAAATCGAAATCATCGTTCCCGCCGTGGACGATCGAGAAGTCGCTCGGATCAAGCGATTGGTCAGTGAAGCCGGTGTGTTGCGTTTCGCGATTCTAGCCAACCAAGTTGACCACCAAGCAATCATCAACACCGCCGTCGAACAAGCCGCTTCCAACGATCCAGCGATCGCCACCGAAGAAACCGTCGGTAGCCCCGCCGATGGCCTTTACGGCCGCTGGGTCAAACTGGGACGTGAAAAAGAAGTGGACGGCGTCCGCCCACTTCGCATGAGCACCCAAGGTTCGCTGATTCGGAACCCGAACAACGGTCAGCTTCTGGACATCCCCCAGGAATTGCTGGGTCGCGACGAAGAGATGAAGGTTGGCCAGTGGATCAACACTCAGCCGTTTTCTGAAATCGAAGTCCTGATGATCATTAACCCGTTGTTGGACATCAAAGGCGACGACCTTTCATACGCCGCTAGCACGTTCGACGAAAACGGTGGCCCTGCGGTTGCGTTTAACTTGACGGACCTGGGATCAGGCCGCTTCCGTGCGTTGACGACGAACAACTCACCTGAAGGAACCCGCAAGCGTCAACTGGGTATCATCCTGGACGACACGCTTCTTTCAGCTCCCAACATTCTGCAACCGATTTCTAAAGAAGGCCGCATCACGGGTAACTTCACTCGCGAAGAGGTCGACGGATTGGTTCAGATTCTGAAGGCCGGTCAATTGCCAGCCACCGTGACCAAGCAGCCGATCGCTGAAAACCAGATCGATGCGACCTTGGGTGCGGACACCATTCAAAAGGGCGTCTTCGCGATTGGCCTCTCGCTGGGTCTCGTGCTGTTGTTCATCCTGTATTACTATCGTTTCGCTGGCATCATTGCCTGCATCGCACTGATGATGAACCTCGCGTTGATCTTGGCGACGATGGTCTTCATCAACCAACCCATGACTCTTCCAGGTCTTGCCGGTTTGGTTTTGACCGTCGGTATGTCGGTCGATGCAAACGTGCTGATCTTTGAACGGATTCGCGAGGAATTGAAAAAGGGGGCCAAGGATCGGATGGCGGTCCGCAATGGTTTCGCTCGTGCGACAACCACCATTGTCGATGCCAACCTGACCACCCTGATCACCGCGATCGTGCTTTATGCGATCGGCACCGACCAAATTCGCGGCTTCGCGGTTACCTTGATCCTCGGTATCATCTTCTCGATGTTCACTGCGATTTACGTGTCACGAACACTGTTCGACCTTGCTGAGCGTCGCGGAATGCTTTCGCTATCGATGGCCGACAGCGTCAACTCGCTGCGTGCCGCGTTCTCAGGCGGCGGCGAATTCGACTTCGTCTCTCGTGGCAAGCTGATGATGAGCCTTTCGGCAATCCTGGTTGTCGCTGGCGTTGCAGCCTTGTTCGCTCGCGGCAGCGGGATCCTCGACATCGACTTCGCCGGTGGCTCATCGGTTCAGTTCCGTGTCGATGCTCCGACCGAAACCGAAGAAGTTCGTCGTATTGTCGCTTCCGCTTTGGAAGATGACGAAAGCACCGAAAAGATTCAGTTCACCGTCAATGGCGTTAGCATGGACGGCGTTGAAGAAAACACCATCTTCAAGGTTGATTCCTCGGTTGATGAAGTCGGCAAGCTGAAAGCAGCCATCCAAAAGGGCTTCGCAGCAGAATCGTCCGTCGGACTGAGTACCTACAAGGTCACCATCACCCCTGCCAAAATCGGCCCGGGTGCGGAAGAGACCAGCCAAAGCTCGGTTCAGCCTAATTTCCAAGGCAACACCGAAGTATCGCCATTCGGCGGTAACGCTGCCGTCGCACCCACTTCGAATCAGCTTTCGCAATACGAGGCGTTCACAAACGGTGCAACGCTAACGATGCTGCAAGACGAATCGGAATCCGAAGAAACGCCTGCCGATGAGACGCCAGCGACAGACGACGCCGAAGCGGATGCTGAAGACGAAGTTGAAATGCAAAGCGTCGAGATGCCTGGATTCGCTTACAGCTCTTCCGACCTAACACTGGGGCTCGAAGGCAGCGACAAAGAATCTGTCATCAACGAAGATGCTTTGATCAAGTTCATCACGACTGCAGCGGAAGAAGCAGGAGTGGCGATCAACGAACGCGGAATCCGTGTTCGCCCGCTTGGTGACGAAGCTTCCGAGTGGCGAAGCGGTTCAGCTTTGCCTTTCAGTTCATGGCGTATTCAGTTGCCACTGGAAGGTGACAAAGCGATTGCCGTCATGAA includes the following:
- the secD gene encoding protein translocase subunit SecD; amino-acid sequence: MDLSSLLAQLSSGLFMAQTDSAVAGEVANGISGQQWIAILAAAAILILPFIFGARMARTLKMPGYGTRFGFILLAVIGSGVTLWNKMPGLGVDLRGGTILVYEIDPKKLDELKGSGSAITSQDLVEPLTRRINPSGTQEIVIRPYGETQIEIIVPAVDDREVARIKRLVSEAGVLRFAILANQVDHQAIINTAVEQAASNDPAIATEETVGSPADGLYGRWVKLGREKEVDGVRPLRMSTQGSLIRNPNNGQLLDIPQELLGRDEEMKVGQWINTQPFSEIEVLMIINPLLDIKGDDLSYAASTFDENGGPAVAFNLTDLGSGRFRALTTNNSPEGTRKRQLGIILDDTLLSAPNILQPISKEGRITGNFTREEVDGLVQILKAGQLPATVTKQPIAENQIDATLGADTIQKGVFAIGLSLGLVLLFILYYYRFAGIIACIALMMNLALILATMVFINQPMTLPGLAGLVLTVGMSVDANVLIFERIREELKKGAKDRMAVRNGFARATTTIVDANLTTLITAIVLYAIGTDQIRGFAVTLILGIIFSMFTAIYVSRTLFDLAERRGMLSLSMADSVNSLRAAFSGGGEFDFVSRGKLMMSLSAILVVAGVAALFARGSGILDIDFAGGSSVQFRVDAPTETEEVRRIVASALEDDESTEKIQFTVNGVSMDGVEENTIFKVDSSVDEVGKLKAAIQKGFAAESSVGLSTYKVTITPAKIGPGAEETSQSSVQPNFQGNTEVSPFGGNAAVAPTSNQLSQYEAFTNGATLTMLQDESESEETPADETPATDDAEADAEDEVEMQSVEMPGFAYSSSDLTLGLEGSDKESVINEDALIKFITTAAEEAGVAINERGIRVRPLGDEASEWRSGSALPFSSWRIQLPLEGDKAIAVMKQLESNLGSDPVWISSSSVGARVAGDMIGRAAGALFASLLCIIGYIWFRFQRVIYGVAAVAALLHDVLITLGAIAVSYWLADALGFLLIDPFKISLTVVAALLTIVGYSLNDTIVVFDRIRETKGKAPRLTGEMINTSINQTLSRTLLTSITTLLVVVLLYAIGGEGIHAFAFALVIGVLVGTYSSMFIASPILLYLVNRNAKSAANH
- the yajC gene encoding preprotein translocase subunit YajC, translated to MASLIACRTDVFTFLLVFWIAHLLLPSDPSSLHVAGFSVAGWISSLSLLAQEAPGPASPLQLFFSSPLPLFAGLAMIWYLTWFLPEKRKRQDEASMLASLVKNDRVVTLGGLHGTVVSAAADSDVVVLKIDEAGNTRVKINRSAVVAITEHAKGKALGKSGAAGKTPDGDDKSKNASDEESSE